A region from the Silene latifolia isolate original U9 population chromosome 7, ASM4854445v1, whole genome shotgun sequence genome encodes:
- the LOC141590874 gene encoding CEN-like protein 2 — translation MANKPSPLIIARVVGDVIDPFHPTVRMSVTYNAKQVLNGREFLPSSVTLKPRVQVHDGNMISFFTLIMTDPDVPGPCDPYLREHLHWIVTDIPGTTDATFGNELVAYEMPRPNIGIHRFVFLLYKQNRRASVTVPSSRDRFCARQFAELNNLGLPVAAVYFNCQRETAARRR, via the exons ATGGCAAATAAGCCAAGTCCCCTCATAATAGCAAGAGTAGTAGGGGATGTCATAGATCCCTTTCATCCAACTGTAAGAATGTCTGTCACTTACAATGCCAAACAAGTTCTCAATGGCCGTGAATTCTTGCCTTCCTCTGTTACACTTAAGCCTAGGGTTCAAGTTCATGACGGCAACATGATTTCCTTCTTCACTTTG ATAATGACTGATCCAGATGTTCCTGGACCATGTGATCCATATCTAAGAGAGCACCTACACTG GATTGTAACAGATATTCCAGGCACAACAGATGCTACTTTTG GAAATGAGTTGGTGGCCTATGAAATGCCAAGGCCAAACATAGGCATCCACAGGTTTGTGTTTCTCCTATACAAGCAGAACCGTAGAGCGAGTGTCACGGTCCCAAGCTCTCGAGACAGGTTTTGTGCCCGCCAGTTTGCTGAACTGAACAACCTGGGGCTTCCCGTGGCCGCTGTCTACTTCAATTGCCAAAGGGAAACTGCTGCACGAAGGCGCTAA